Genomic DNA from Pseudofrancisella aestuarii:
AAATACTAATAGTCCAATCTAAATTTTCTTATAATTCTTATTACATAAAATTATAAACTTTATTGTTTTATAGTTATTCCAAACCTATACAAATATTATTCATTACTAATAAATAGTTTGATAGAAAAATAATATAACAACTATTTTAGCCATTGCTCTCTATTTAACTGATACAAGAATTTGCCTTCTTTATCTGTATCTATCTTTAGGGCGCCTAGCTTTTCAACTGCCTTTTGAGATCTATAATTATACTCCCAAACATCAAAAAGAACTTTATCTAAATATTGAAAAGAATAATCTAACATAAGTTTTTTTATAGATCTATTAATGCCTGAACCCCAATATTCTGCTGAAATAAAAGTATAACCTATCTTTACAGACTGATCTTTTGGATCATATGTATAGAACCTTGTTGAACCCATTATTTGATTCTTTTTAAGGTCAATTATTACGAAGCACCCTTCTTTATTTGCTAATCCAACATCAAAATATTTCTGGAACACATCGGGCTTCCATCTCTCATCAAAATGTTGCTCCCAGATTTTTGGATCAGATGCTACTTTATATAAATCTGCAAAATGCTCTTTTTTCATTTGAGTAAGTCGGACATACTCACTGCTTAAACTTATCTTGAAATTCATATTTTACTATTCCAAAATTTCAATTCCCAAGTTGACAAGGTCTTATTATATTTTTCAGCAATAACTTTTTTTGCTTTTTTAATCACATCGTTATATTTTTCTATTTTTTCAAGCTGTGTCCACTTTATATCAAAACATCTATCTTTAGAGATTCTTTTTAACTCCCCAAGTACTATCCCATCTAATGGACAATGAGGAGGTTCTTTTATTTCACCCAAACACCATAAGTACTTTAGGTATAAATTAAGAACCTTTTGTGATACTCCTATACAAAAGCCTTTGTTTACTATCAATCTATCTTTAAATTTGTTAGTTGTTTCACTTGATATTGTTTTAATTAATTCAAAGTGATTTTTTTCATCTAACTCAATACTATCTTTTTGATAATCAGAGATATGACCATCTATAATTTTTTTAACGAACAGTTTAATTTTTAAACGTTCCTTTTCGCCAATTTTCCCCTCTTGGTAAGTATTAGACCTCTGAAGTCCTCCTTTCCAAGCAAGATTAAAGAGCTCCGATAACAGAAAATCTTTTTTCAACTCTTCTTCATCTACGTTCTCAATATCCATATTACTCAACCGTAACAGATTTAGCTAAGTTTCTAGGTTGATCAACATCAGTACCTTTGATTATTGCTACATGATAGGAAAGAAGCTGCAAAGGAATAGTAAATACTATTGGAGCATTAAAGTCATCACCACCATCTAAATCAAGCATTATACTATTTTCAAAATTAACTTTACTTTTTATTGCCTTATCAACAAATAGTATAAGCTTTCCGCCTCTGGCATATACTTCTTGCAGATTTGACAAAGTTTTATCTAAAAGCTCATCATTTGGAACTACTGCTACTATTGGCATATTTTTATCAACTAAAGCAAGTGGTCCATGCTTCAACTCTCCAGAAGGATATGCTTCAGCATGAATATAAGATATTTCTTTAAGTTTTAATGCTCCTTCTACAGCTATAGGGAACTGAAGACCTCTACCTAAGAAAATGGTATGTTCTTTATCAGAAAAATATTCACTTATTGCATCAATTTCAGCATCTAGTTTCAAAGCACCCAAAGCAAGAGCTCTTGTTTTTTTAAGTTCTTCAAGATGCTTACCTATCTGAGTATCTGACATAGTTCTTTTGGTCTTTGCTAAAACAAAAGTAAATATTGCTAAAGCGACTAATTGTGTAGTAAAAGCTTTAGTTGATGCAACTCCTATCTCAACACCAGCCTTTGTCATAAAAGCAATGTCTGACTCTCTAACTAAAGAGCTATTTGGCACATTACAAATACACATACTACCTAAATAGTTTTGTTTCTTACTTTTTCTTAAAGACTCTAACGTATCAGCTGTTTCACCAGATTGAGATATACTCAAAAACAAAGATCCATCAACTACGACATTATCTCTATATCTAATCTCACTTGCTATCTCAACACTACATGAAACTTTAGCATACTTCTCTAGCCAATATTTAGCAGTCATACCTGCATTATAACTAGTTCCACACGCAACTATACAAATATGCTTTGCTTTCTCTAAAAGTTCTAAAGCCCTGTCATTAAAGTTTTCTAAATATAGCTCTCCGTTTTGATCAAGGTTTGCATTTATTGTGTTTGATATTGCTTCTGGCTGCTCATATATTTCTTTAAGCATATAATGCTTATATCCATCCTTTGAAGTACTTGAAGAAGCATAGTTATACTCTTCTATTTCAATACTTTTTCTTGAACCTTTTTTATTATAAACTTCAAAAGACTCTTTAGATACTATAGCAATATCACCCTCATCCAGATATGCAAATTTATTTGTTACAGGAAGTAATGATAATGCATCTGAAGATACAAAATTTTCATCAATACCAACCCCAATAACTAAAGGAGAGCCTGATCTAACTACTACAAGCTTATCTTGAAATTTTTCAGAGATAATAGCTAATGCATAAGCTCCTTTTAACATCGCAGTTATTTGACTAATATTTTCGACTATTGTTTTATTGTCATTCCACTCTCTATCCAAAAGATGTGCTACTACCTCTGTATCAGTATCAGATTTAAAAGCATACCTATCTTTGATCAAAGATTTTTTTAGCTCTTCAAAATTTTCTATCACACCATTATGAACAATACAAAACTTATCAGATGCATGAGGATGAGAGTTTTCTTTCGATGGTTTACCATGAGTTGCCCATCTTGTATGGGCTATGCCTATAAAGCCTCCAAAATCAGTCAGACTTTCTACAGATTTTTCTAACTCAACAACCTTACCAACTTCTTTACAAATATCTATCTTATAATTATTCATAACAGCTAAACCTGCTGAATCATAACCTCTATACTCTAGTTTTTTTAGACCTTCAATTAATATCTTTGTAACATTTCTTGTCGAATTAGCGCCAACAATACCACACATGTCTTCACTCTCTTATTTTTCAATTTTTTTAACAGGCCTAACCCAACTATCTATAAGTTTTTGCTTAGCTCTAGATATAGCTAATTGATCATCTGCGACATCTTTAACAATTGTAGACCCTGCTCCGACAGTAGCGCCTTGACCAACCGTGACTGGTGCAACAAGTTGAGAATCAGATCCAATAAATGCATGTGATTTAATAATTGTCTTATGCTTATTAGCGCCATCATAGTTACATGTGATAACTCCAGCACCTATATTACATTTTTCACCAATTTCACTATCTCCAAGATATGTTAGGTGTGATGCTTTTGATCCTTTACCTAAATAAGTATTTTTAGTTTCAACAAAGTTTCCTATAACAGCTTCTGACTGAATATCACAACCTGGTCTTACCCTTGCAAAAGGACCCACTATAGCATTCTCTCTTATAATAGAACCATCAACCATAGTATTAGCTTTAATTTTTGCCCCACTCTCTATAGTGCAGTTCTTCAGTATACAATTTGCACCAACTACAACATTATTACCAACTACAACTTTACCTTTGATAATTACATTTATATCAAACCAACAGTCTTTACCAACAGTCAATTCGCCCCTAATATCAAATCGTGCAGGATCAGCAATACTAACTCCCTGAGACATTATGAGATGAGCTTGATTCTGTTGCCAAACTCTTTCTAGACTAGCTAATTGCGCCCTATCATTTACACCTAAAATCTCAAACTCTTCGATAGGATGACTGACATGTATAGCAACATCATCTCTTTTAGCAAACCTTACAATGTCTGTTAAATAATATTCTTTCTGAGCATTCTCTGCTTTAATTTGAGGTAACCATTGAGCTAGAAATTTTTCATTAACACAGTATATACCCGTATTAATTTCTTTAATTTGCTTTTGAATTTCTAAAGCATCTTTTTCTTCAACAATTTCTGAAACTTTACCAAACTTATCACGAATAATCCTTCCTAAACCAGTTGGATCTTTCACAAATGCTGTTAAAACACCAAGATCTGCCGCATGAGTTTTTAATAAATCATTCAACACTTCAACTGATATTAGTGGCACATCTCCATATAAAATTAAAACCTTATCATTTTTATTTACATGTGGTAAACATTGCAATACTGCATGACCTGTACCGAGCTGCTCTTTTTGATATACAAAAGTGACTTTTTTGTCTTCTAAGCATTGTTCTAATTGCTCACGCAAATGACCAGTTACAACAATTATATTATCTGCTTTTAGCTCCTCTACTGTATCTACAACATGTCTAATAAGTGGCTTACCAGCTAGCGTTTGTAAAACCTTTGGCTTATTAGAGTTCATTCGAGAACCTTTACCAGCTGCTAAAATTATTACAGATAAACTCATAAAATCTCCTTAACCTCTACTTTGACAGCTTTTCAGACAAAACTGTAATTATTTGATAGTGATCTTCTAGCATTCTATCACACATATTATTTAAAATAATATCTAAAGGAACCCATTTTAATGCCTTTGCATCATCTTGAGCTTTTGTTGCTGGTAACTCTGATAAACCTTGAAAAACAAATAAGCTTACATGAGTAATAGTTCTTCCTCTTACCGAACGAGCTGGATAATCAAAAACATAAGTACCTTGCCTTGCTAAAGCTAGTTGATCTCTTGTTAAATCTATAGCTGTTTCTTCATAAAGCTCTCTTATTACCCCTGCTTCTATAAATTCATCATTATCTAAAAACCCTCCAGGCAATGCCCATAAATCTTTACCAGGATGATTTTTTCTCTGAACAAGAAGTACATTATTATTTATAATAACTAATGCATCTGTAGTAACTAAGACTGGTTTATATGGTGCTGTAGACCATAACTTTTTATATGCCTCAACATATTCATACTCGTCTTTTAAGAAAATATATTGTTTAGTTTTTAAAAAACTATTCAAAAAACCATACGTTCCAACACTTGAAAAACTACTTACCATATAATCTTTTAGTATATAGCCTTTATAAAAACTCTCTCTGAAATTAGTAGCATTATAATTTTTATAATTATCTACAGAAATATACTCCCATTCTGGAAAACTTTTTAAATAATAACTTGTATCATCTTTTTTATGTCCAACTATAGCTACTGTACTATTTAAATTAGTATATTTATTAACATTATCTCTTAGATGCTGTTCCCACTTCTCTTCTTGGTAAAAATAGTCAGCCAAGTGCTCTATATTAACTCTTGATATATCTATATTTGCTACTTCTAAATCAGATATTATCATTTGTTTTCGTTGTTCAAATGAAAAAGGATTTTTTATATTTGGAGCACCAAATGAACTTCCAACATTTATGATTATTTTATTACTATGAACTAAAGCTTCTTTTATATTATGTAAATGTCCTACATGGAATGGTTGAAACCTTCCAATAAAAACTGAAAGATCATATTTTTTCATAATACCCTCTAGTTAATTTCATCCACTTTAGCATCACTATTATAAATTTCATTATTATCTGGCGCTGTTGGTTGTATATTATTTATTTCTGAAGCAGAAGGTTTTGAAGCATCTGTACTACCACTATTATCAATTGATTTATTATATGAATCTAATTGGAAAGAATGTAACTTATCCTTCTTACCTAATCCAAGACCTCCTGATAATCCACCTAAACCAGATTTACTAGACTTATCATTTATTTGTGATGTTTGAATTTCATCAGCTTCTGCTTGTAAATCAACATTACTCTCATCAAGCTCTTTATTATTCAAACTCTTTCTTATATCTGACAGAAGCTTTGAACTTTCAGTGATATTATCATCTGCTATAGTCTCACCATCACCACTTAAGACAACACTCATACTAACAAGGCTTGATAAATTATCAACTTTCCTAGCTTTAATTATGTATATAACGTCTTTTTTTAGAGCTTTTACTTTAATTAAATACCCTGAGAGCAACTGTTTTTCAGTAGACATTACTTCATACTCATCTGGTTGAGCATGAAAATAATCATCTAATAATTTAAGAGTCACACTTAATGGCTCTCTAAATACTAACTTCATATTATTTTTATCATCATAAACAACACTAATTGCAACTTTATATGTCTGTGCTCTAATAATTTTTGCCATATTATATGTGGCAGCAAAACTAGGTGGTAGCATATCTCTTTCTGCCTCAGCAACTTGTGATGAAGGAAACTCATTATCTCCATCAGGCATAGTAAATCTAGGCTTAATATCATCGCCATTTAATCCGGCAGGAACTTTTAATGGAGGGCTTTCTATAACTTTTCTACGCGCATAATCATATTTTCTATTTCGAAAAGGGGTTCCCTCTATAGTATCTGTCAAATTTTCATAACTAAAATCTGACTCAACACCATCTCCCGCACAACCATGAAGCGCCATTAAAGGCAATAATAAGAGTAAATATTTTTTTATTTTCTTCATCTATTTACTAAACATAAATTACTTAGGCAACATTATAACATAGTGATATACTAATATCTTAGGCTACATAATATATATTTAAATTTTCTACTTAGGAGACTTTTTATGAAAGAAACCCTTTTTATCTTACTACAACAGCTATTACCTCAGGCAATTTTATCTAGAATCGTTGGGAAAATGGCTGATTGCAAAAATAAATTATTAAAAAATTACTTAATAAATTTAGCAATCAAAAAGTTTAATATTAACCTAGATGAAGCAAAAGATAATGATATAGATAACTATAAATCTTTTAATGAATTTTTTATTAGAGAACTAAAAGAAGGTATTAGACCATTAAATAATGATTCTAAAATAATTTCATCACCTGCAGATGGTTGTTTAACTCAATTTGGTCAAATAGTTGATGATACAATTATCCAAGCAAAGAACAAAAACTTTTCTTTAAAGGCTCTTATTGCTAATAGCTCAGAAACTGATTTTAAACAATTTGCAACAATTTATCTTTCACCAAGAGACTATCATAGAGTTCATATGCCTATAGATGGTACTCTAACTAAAATGGTTTACGTTCCTGGGAAATTATTCTCAGTAAATGAAACTACTGCTAATAATATAGATGGTCTTTTTGCAAAAAATGAAAGATTAGTTTGTTATTTTGATACCAAAATAGGTGAAGTAGCAGTAATCTTTGTTGGAGCTTTATTAGTCGCTGGCATTGAAACTGTATGGTATGGAAAAATCGCACCAAATTATTATTCATCTACTCAAACATGGTTATATGATAAAGAAAAATATAACTTAACTTTTAAAAAAGGAGAACAGTTGGGTTGGTTTAATTTCGGTTCAACTGTAATTATTTTATTACCACAGGACAAATCTAAACTTTCTTTCAACTTTTCTGAAGAAAGTTCTATTATAGTTAATCAAGATTTAGCTTTACTAGATTTATAAAATTTTAAATTATTTATCCAACTTCTACTAAAAATATTATTTTTTGTTATGTCGTTCTTTTTACATTGCTTGATATAATCTTGTTCTTTTTTCGTCGAAAGAATATCTTCCTTTCTCTTAATTCTTGGAATTAATTTTATATCAAATCTTTTTGCCCATTTTCTTATAGTTACATGTTTAAAACCAAGAAATTTCTCAGCATCATAGTAACTAAAACCTCTCTTCTTACAAACAAGAAGGATATCTTTTGCAGAACATTTAAATCTATTTCTTATTATCTGTTCAAAATTTCCTGAGTACTGATTTGCCATCCTGGCACCTCCTATACAACGGTTAAATTAACCACTCAAAAATCTCTGTCGCTTCAGTATTACCGTAAAAAAAATTTTTATCAAGCTTTTATACAGCAACACCACCAAGTTCACACCAAACCTGATATGATCTGATATAACTTCATTATATAAGGCTTAACTTTTACAGTCTTTATTCTTTTTTAAATACCTGCTATTCATTATTTTCAATTTACATCAAACCCTATTGATTAACTATAACGATTAGAGACAACGACTCTTTTTTGTTATAGTTTATAAATAAATATCATTGAGGAGTTTCTATGCTAAAACATATATTAAAACCAAGAAAAAAGAATATTGGAAATTTCCCTGTTAATAGATTACTTCCATCAGCAAAGCAAAAAATGATTGGGCCTTGGATATTTTTTGATCATTTTGGTCCAGTAGAGCTTTCAGAAAATAAAGCACTAGACATCCTTCCTCACCCACACATTAATCTTGTCACAGTAACATATCTATTTGATGGAGAGATTGTGCATAGAGATTCTATTGGAAGTTTTCAAACTATAAAGCCTGGTGATCTTAATTTAATGGTTGCAGGAAAAGGAATAACTCACTCTGAAAGAGAACCTCTAGAAATACGTAAAAATAAAAGATTAATGCACGGATTACAATTTTGGCTAGCTCTACCAAATGAGTTCGAAGAGATTGAACCGGCTTTCTTTCATTATTCAAAAGAGAACCTACCAACTTTTGAAGTCAATGATGCTCAAATAAAACTAATTATAGGAACAGCATGGAACAAGTCATCTCCTGTGAAAACCTACTGTGATACTTTATTTGCAAAGATAAATATATTAAAAGGTAATAGTCTAACATTACCAAATGAAGAAGAAATAGGAATATATGTTCTTTCAGGAGAGATAGTGATTAACCAAGAGAAAGTAACTCAACATTCTTTAGGGATCCTAGATAAAGAAAGTACACATATATTAGCAAGTACTGATTGTGATCTTCTTCTTATTGGAGGGGAAAATATTGGTAAAAGATTTATTGAATGGAACTTTGTGTCAGGTCGCTCTGAAAGAATTTCTCAAGCAAAAGATGATTGGAAAGCACAACGTTTTAATAAAGTTATTGGAGATGAAGGTGAATTTATTCCCTTACCTTAATTAATCTATTAAATAAACTTCACCTTTTACTAACTAATTACTATAATCTATTCAAAAACATTTTTATAAGAGAAATATGGATTTAAACCAACTACTCCTTACTCTTTTAATGGCAGGTATTCCTCTAATATTTGCTATCACACTACATGAAGCTGCTCATGCCTATATTGCTAAATTCCGTGGAGATATGACAGCATATAACCTTGGGCGAGTCACATTAAATCCAGTACCTCATATAGACTTAATAGGGACTATCATAGTACCGGGGCTACTTTTATTATCATCAATGACAGTTGGATTCCCTTTTATTTTTGGATGGGCGAAACCTGTTCCAATAAGTTATAATAATCTAAAAAAACCTAAATTTGACATGGCACTTGTTGCATTAGCTGGACCTCTAGCTAATTTTATTATGGCTGTAGCATGGGCACTTTTATATAAACATATAACTCTACATCCATATATACAACAAATGGCTCTTTATGGAATGATTATTAATGTTGTCCTAATGGTACTAAATTTACTGCCCATTCCCCCTCTTGATGGTAGCAGAATAGTCTCAGCGATCCTTCCTCCCGCAGCAGCCTATAAATACAATGGTATTGAAAGATATGGTTTTTTTATTTTATTAGCCTTAATAATAATTCCTTTTCAAGGGGGTAATTTATTATTTTTCATATTAAACCCTTTTATTAGTTTTACTCTACAAATTATCCAAGCTATTACTTTCTAAAATTTAATATTTACTATACTGCTATATTTAGTGATATTCTTCTAATTAATTAGTCCGATTTTAGATAAAGTATGATTAAAACTTTAAGTCAACAGCCAAAAGGCCTTTGGATTTTTTGTGGGGTGGAAATCTGGGAAAGATTTAGTTATTACGGCATGCGCGCCTTATTAATCCTTTATCTCACTAGTGAATTTTGGGGTATGAGTGATACTCAAGCATACTTAACCTATGGAAGCTATGTTGCTTTTGTATATATGACTCCCTTAATTGGTGGCTATATCTCTGATACCTTCCTAGGACATACTACTAGCGTAAAATATGGATGTATATTTATCATGATTGGTCATATTTTACTATCAACTCAGCAATCATTTTTCTGGGGGCTTGCCTTTGTTGTCGTTGGAACAGGTTTTTTTAAATCCTCTATGGCTACGAATATAGGCCGAAATTATAATAACTCAAATGATCATCTAAGAGATAGTGGGTACACATTATTTTATATGGCTGTAAATCTAGGTAGTGGTTTAGCTCTAATAGCTGTACCACTTATTGCAAAATACTTCAGTTGGCATGCTGGTTTTGCAACAGCTGCTTTTGGAATGGCTTTAGGATTATTAGTTCTATTTATTGGAGAAGCCAGAAAAATAATCCCAAAAGATCAGATCCTAGTATCTAAAAGAACTCATATAATAACTATTATTTCTGCATTAATAGCTGTTTGTATATTTCAATACCTAATATTTAATGCAAAAAATACCGCAAATGTTTTATATATAATGACTGCCATTGTATTTATTTATCTAATTTATAAGGCTATAAAAGGTGGTAAAGAATATACTATTCCTATTCTAGCTGTATTAAAAGTATCAATTATCGTTATGTTTTTTTGGATACTTTTTGAACAAACAGCAACTAGTGTTTTACTATTTACAGAAAGATTTGTTAATTTAAATATTTTCGGCTTTTCAATATCTGCTGCCAATACACATGTCTTTAACAGCTTATTTATTATAATTTTAGCTCCTTTCTTCGCTATTATATGGGGAAAGTGGAATATCAGTATTTTTAGAAAGATGGGAGCTGGACTAATAATAACAGGATTAGCAATGGGTGCTTTTACTATTAGTGCAAATCTAGCTATTAAAGGATTTTCTCCATCTCTTCTTTGGATAGTTTTAGGATATATGCTTATTACTATGGGAGAATTATGTTGCAGCCCAACAGGGTTAGCAGCTATAAGCAAAGTAGCTCCCGCTGATATAGTTGCTTTACTATTTGGAGTATGGGGAATTAAATCCTCTCTCAGTAATTATTTTGCTAGCTATATTGCTACTTTCACAGATGTCGGTAATATCAAAGATACTTCTTCAATAATTCAAGCTAAAGCTTATTACCATTTATTCTTTAACTTAACAATTACAGCTATAATAATAGGATTAATTATTCTCATAGTATCTAAACAATTAAAAAGACTTTATAACATTTAAGAGAATATTAATTAAAGCTTTGCATACTATATTTAGGCTCTAAAAATTCATAAATACCATCATCAGAACCCTCTCTACCTAAGCCTGACTCTTTAACTCCTCCAAAAGGTGCTGACTCAGTTGAAAGCACACCAAAATTAATTCCAATCATTCCTGCTTCTATAGCATTTCTAACTCTTTCTATTTGTTTAACATCATTACTGAAAAAATAACTTGCTAACCCATAAGGGGTATTATTTGCTCGAGTAATTGCCTCTTCTTCAGTTTTGAATGTATAAATACTTACTACAGGTCCAAAAACCTCTTCACAACTTGTTTGCATGTTATCAGTCATTCCATCAATAATTGTCGGCTCAAAGAAAGTACCTCCTAGCTCATGACTTTTTCCACCAAAAATCACTTTAGCTCCATTATCTAAAGCATTTTTAATATGAGCTTTAACCTTAGTAACTGCTTGATCATTTATTAATGGGCCGACTGTGATACCCTCTTCTAGACCATTGCCAATCTTTAATTTAGACACTTCATCAATAAGCGATTTTAAAAATTTAGGCTTTATATTTTCTTGAACAAATATTCTATTAGGAGCAATACATACTTGCCCAGCATTCCTAAATTTAGAAGCTAATAAAGCTTTAACAGCAATATCAATATCAGCTGTATCAAAGACTATAAAAGGTGCATTACCACCAAGTTCTAATGAAACTTTTTTAACATTTTCAGCAGATTGGGACATCAACAGCTTTCCTATACGAGTTGATCCTGTAAAAGTAATCTTCCTGATATCAATATTAGATGTCATTTCTTTACCTATTTCTTTAGAATCGCCACAAACTACTTGAAATAAAT
This window encodes:
- a CDS encoding NAD-dependent succinate-semialdehyde dehydrogenase; translated protein: MNILLTKVVEKFNVKEGFEVLNPANKDKLATIANNTNIEIKESIRKAKNTQKEWNGSLQKEKSKILRKWYELLIQNIDNLAQIITLESGKSLLEARAEVNYSAGFIEWYAEKAKRIDGKLISSPFPNTEIKVTYEPVGVVAAIAPWNFPLAMITRKIAPAFAAGCAVVVKPSELTPLSALAAKILAEEAGIPKNLFQVVCGDSKEIGKEMTSNIDIRKITFTGSTRIGKLLMSQSAENVKKVSLELGGNAPFIVFDTADIDIAVKALLASKFRNAGQVCIAPNRIFVQENIKPKFLKSLIDEVSKLKIGNGLEEGITVGPLINDQAVTKVKAHIKNALDNGAKVIFGGKSHELGGTFFEPTIIDGMTDNMQTSCEEVFGPVVSIYTFKTEEEAITRANNTPYGLASYFFSNDVKQIERVRNAIEAGMIGINFGVLSTESAPFGGVKESGLGREGSDDGIYEFLEPKYSMQSFN